From the genome of Hymenobacter sp. PAMC 26628, one region includes:
- a CDS encoding RNA polymerase sigma factor codes for MEALSYSAYVDINAPLVERCRLHDRQAQAELYRRYAKAMFNAALRITGDYAEAEDVLQDSFLSAFRELSSYKGDSSFGAWLKRIVVNKSINCLRQRRLALVPLGEQHHDAPLETHYSADDEAETHYRADVLRRCIQELPDGYRVVLTLYLLEGYDHLEVAGILGISESTSKSQYSRARAKLRELAAQQGLR; via the coding sequence ATGGAAGCCCTTTCCTACTCTGCTTACGTCGACATTAATGCTCCCTTGGTGGAACGCTGCCGCCTGCACGACCGCCAGGCCCAGGCCGAGCTGTACCGGCGCTACGCCAAGGCCATGTTCAACGCGGCCCTGCGCATCACCGGTGACTACGCCGAGGCCGAGGACGTGCTGCAAGATTCGTTCCTGAGCGCCTTCCGCGAGTTGAGCAGCTACAAGGGCGATTCCTCGTTTGGGGCCTGGCTCAAGCGGATTGTGGTGAACAAGAGCATCAACTGCCTGCGTCAGCGCCGCCTGGCACTGGTGCCGCTGGGCGAGCAGCACCACGACGCCCCCCTCGAAACCCACTACTCGGCCGACGACGAGGCCGAAACCCACTACCGCGCCGACGTGCTGCGCCGCTGCATCCAGGAGCTGCCCGACGGCTACCGCGTAGTGCTGACCCTTTACCTATTAGAGGGGTACGACCACCTGGAAGTGGCCGGCATCCTTGGCATTTCCGAATCCACTTCTAAATCACAATACAGCCGGGCCCGCGCCAAGCTGCGCGAGCTGGCCGCCCAGCAGGGCCTCCGCTGA
- a CDS encoding phosphoadenylyl-sulfate reductase — MDLPLERQVDDLRRDLPEHAALETLALLAERFPGRASFSTSFGLEDQIISHLIFAHQLPIRVFTLDTGRNFQETYSTWNKTLLRYGQPIEVFASQTASIEALVAQKGPNSFYESLENRKECCHIRKVEPLARALAGTQLWFTGIRAEQSANRQHMHRAEWDAGHQLIKVHPLFDWTWDECVAFAQENGVPTNPLHQQGFVSIGCAPCTRAIKPGEDFRAGRWWWENADAKECGLHDTTAHQGLDPVVERMPG; from the coding sequence ATGGACTTACCCCTTGAACGCCAGGTCGATGACCTGCGCCGTGACTTACCCGAACACGCTGCGCTGGAAACGCTGGCTTTGCTGGCCGAGCGCTTTCCCGGCCGGGCGTCGTTTTCCACCTCGTTTGGCTTGGAAGACCAGATCATCAGCCACCTCATCTTCGCGCACCAGCTGCCCATCCGGGTGTTCACGCTCGACACGGGCCGCAACTTCCAGGAAACGTACTCGACCTGGAACAAGACGCTGCTGCGCTACGGCCAGCCCATCGAAGTATTTGCGTCCCAGACCGCTAGCATCGAAGCCCTCGTGGCGCAGAAGGGCCCCAACAGCTTCTACGAGAGCCTGGAAAACCGCAAGGAGTGCTGCCACATCCGCAAGGTGGAGCCCCTGGCCCGGGCGCTGGCCGGCACCCAACTTTGGTTCACGGGCATCCGGGCCGAGCAGTCGGCCAACCGCCAGCACATGCACCGCGCCGAGTGGGACGCCGGCCACCAGCTCATCAAAGTGCACCCGCTCTTCGACTGGACGTGGGACGAATGCGTGGCGTTTGCGCAAGAGAATGGCGTTCCGACCAACCCGTTGCACCAGCAGGGCTTCGTGAGCATCGGCTGCGCGCCCTGCACCCGGGCCATCAAGCCGGGCGAAGACTTCCGCGCCGGGCGCTGGTGGTGGGAAAACGCCGACGCCAAGGAGTGCGGCCTCCACGACACCACCGCCCACCAGGGCCTCGACCCCGTGGTGGAGCGAATGCCCGGCTAG
- the cysD gene encoding sulfate adenylyltransferase subunit CysD, producing the protein MPTPIYLDYLDRLEAEAIHILREIAGQFERPALLFSGGKDSIALTRLAEKAFRPGKFPFPLVHIDTGHNFQEIIDFRDSLAASLGEKLIVRKVEDTIRTRGLHEPGGKYPSRNPLQTYTLLDVIEEFEFDACIGGARRDEEKARAKERIFSVRDDFGQWDPKRQRPELWNIYNGRIQKGENVRVFPISNWTELDVWNYIQRENIKLPDIYFAHERQCVVLPSGQLLGLSEHLNLDDTDEIVSRRVRFRTVGDSTCTAAVESDAASIDDIIQDLLLAKVSERGATRLDDNLSETGMEDRKRNGYF; encoded by the coding sequence ATGCCCACCCCTATTTACCTCGATTACCTCGACCGGCTCGAAGCCGAAGCTATCCACATTTTGCGCGAAATAGCGGGCCAGTTTGAGCGGCCTGCGCTGCTGTTTTCGGGCGGTAAAGACTCGATTGCCCTGACGCGGCTGGCCGAAAAGGCGTTCCGGCCCGGCAAGTTTCCGTTTCCGCTGGTGCACATCGACACGGGCCACAACTTCCAGGAAATCATCGATTTCCGCGATTCGCTGGCCGCCTCGCTGGGCGAAAAGCTGATTGTGCGCAAGGTGGAGGACACCATCCGCACCCGCGGCCTGCACGAGCCGGGCGGCAAGTACCCCAGCCGCAACCCGCTGCAAACCTACACGCTGCTCGACGTGATTGAGGAGTTTGAGTTTGACGCCTGCATTGGCGGGGCCCGGCGCGACGAGGAAAAGGCCCGCGCCAAAGAGCGGATTTTCTCGGTGCGCGACGACTTCGGCCAGTGGGACCCCAAGCGCCAGCGCCCCGAGCTGTGGAACATCTACAACGGCCGCATCCAGAAGGGCGAAAACGTGCGCGTGTTCCCGATTTCAAACTGGACGGAGCTGGACGTGTGGAACTACATCCAGCGCGAAAACATCAAGCTGCCAGACATTTACTTCGCCCACGAGCGCCAGTGCGTGGTGCTGCCCAGCGGCCAGCTCCTGGGCCTGAGCGAGCACCTCAACCTCGACGACACCGACGAAATCGTGAGCCGCCGCGTGCGCTTCCGCACCGTGGGCGACTCGACCTGCACCGCCGCCGTGGAGAGCGACGCCGCCTCGATTGACGACATCATCCAGGACCTCCTGCTGGCCAAAGTGAGCGAGCGCGGCGCCACGCGGCTGGATGATAACCTCTCGGAAACCGGCATGGAGGACCGCAAAAGGAACGGGTATTTCTAG
- a CDS encoding sulfate adenylyltransferase subunit 1, with product MDLLRFITCGSVDDGKSTLIGRLLYDSDSVSLDVLATLEKRRATNGAAVDLALLTDGLKAEREQGITIDVAHKYFTTPRRKFIITDAPGHVQYTRNMVTGASNADLAIVLVDARQGVIEQTRRHTLLAALLGIQHFVLAVNKLDLVGYDEAVFQQIVADYQLIAAQLKLANVTAIPLSALQGDNVVKRSKNIAWYQGPSLLEHLESVPATTDANPNEPRFQVQYVIRPQTEELPDYRGYAGRIQSGTYRAGDRVRIWPSGLETVIDAIEVNQQPVAAAGAPQAVVLRLRDDVDVSRGDTIVPVGAHPAVVRELEATLCWMDERPLRAGRKLLVQHHAAVVKASVTTILQKTDIETFESQGTDEAKLNDIVRVRIKTALPLVADEYRQNRVTGAFILVDEQTGATLAAGLIAATDPEYFTQEVPAETAFSI from the coding sequence ATGGACTTATTACGATTCATCACCTGCGGCAGCGTCGACGACGGCAAGAGTACGCTCATTGGCCGGCTGCTGTATGACAGCGACTCGGTGTCGCTCGATGTGCTGGCCACGCTGGAGAAACGCCGCGCCACCAACGGCGCCGCCGTGGACCTGGCCCTGCTGACCGACGGCCTGAAGGCCGAGCGCGAGCAGGGCATCACCATCGACGTGGCGCACAAGTACTTCACCACGCCGCGCCGCAAGTTCATCATCACCGACGCGCCGGGCCACGTGCAGTACACCCGCAACATGGTGACCGGCGCCAGCAACGCCGACCTAGCCATCGTGCTCGTGGACGCCCGCCAGGGCGTGATTGAGCAGACGCGCCGGCACACGCTGCTGGCCGCGCTGCTGGGCATCCAGCACTTCGTGCTGGCCGTGAACAAGTTGGACCTGGTGGGTTACGACGAAGCGGTTTTCCAGCAGATTGTGGCCGACTACCAACTCATTGCCGCGCAGCTGAAGTTGGCCAACGTAACGGCCATTCCGCTGAGCGCCTTGCAGGGCGACAACGTGGTAAAGCGCTCGAAGAATATTGCCTGGTACCAGGGGCCCAGCCTGCTGGAGCACCTCGAAAGCGTGCCCGCCACCACCGACGCCAACCCCAACGAGCCGCGCTTCCAGGTGCAGTACGTCATCCGGCCCCAGACCGAGGAGCTGCCCGATTACCGCGGCTACGCCGGTCGTATTCAGAGCGGTACGTACCGGGCCGGCGACCGAGTGCGAATCTGGCCGTCGGGCCTCGAAACAGTGATTGACGCCATCGAGGTGAACCAGCAGCCGGTAGCGGCCGCCGGGGCCCCGCAGGCCGTGGTGCTCCGCCTGCGCGACGACGTGGACGTGAGCCGCGGCGACACCATTGTGCCCGTGGGGGCCCACCCGGCCGTGGTGCGCGAGCTGGAAGCCACCCTGTGCTGGATGGACGAGCGGCCCCTGCGCGCCGGCCGCAAGCTGCTGGTGCAGCACCACGCCGCCGTAGTGAAGGCTTCAGTGACGACCATCCTCCAGAAAACCGACATCGAAACCTTTGAAAGCCAAGGCACCGACGAGGCCAAGCTCAACGACATCGTGCGGGTGCGCATCAAAACCGCCCTGCCGCTGGTGGCCGACGAGTACCGCCAAAACCGCGTCACCGGGGCCTTCATTCTGGTAGATGAGCAGACCGGCGCCACCCTCGCCGCCGGCCTCATCGCCGCCACCGACCCCGAGTACTTCACCCAGGAAGTACCGGCCGAAACGGCGTTTTCTATCTAG
- the cobA gene encoding uroporphyrinogen-III C-methyltransferase: MATSPLFVPRLTVVGAGPGDPELLTLKGARVLAAADVVLYDALANDDLLAHARPGAHLLFVGKRRGAMAYTQLGINELIVQQAFRHGHVVRLKGGDPFIFGRGREEMLYAEAHGLATEYVPGISSAVAAAGSLGIPATHRGLSEGFRVLTATTADEQLSGALLEAAQSPRTTTIILMGMSRLAEIAALFSRYGGADVPAAVVQNGTLPTARAVAGTVATIAERARRAGLGAPAVIVLGEVVRLAKLPAQEAAADTGAALPGFLYELLSYAKVA, encoded by the coding sequence ATGGCTACTTCCCCGCTTTTCGTGCCCCGCCTGACGGTAGTTGGGGCGGGCCCCGGCGACCCGGAACTCCTGACCCTGAAGGGTGCGCGGGTGCTGGCGGCGGCCGACGTGGTGCTGTACGACGCGCTGGCCAACGACGACCTGCTGGCGCACGCCCGGCCCGGCGCGCACCTGCTGTTTGTGGGCAAGCGCCGCGGGGCCATGGCCTACACCCAGCTCGGCATCAACGAACTGATTGTGCAGCAGGCGTTTCGGCACGGCCACGTGGTGCGGCTGAAGGGCGGCGACCCGTTCATATTCGGGCGCGGGCGCGAGGAGATGCTGTATGCCGAGGCCCACGGCCTGGCCACCGAGTACGTGCCGGGCATCAGCAGCGCGGTGGCGGCGGCGGGCAGCCTGGGCATCCCGGCCACCCACCGCGGCCTGAGCGAAGGCTTCCGGGTGCTGACGGCCACCACCGCCGACGAGCAGTTGTCGGGGGCCCTGCTGGAGGCCGCCCAGAGCCCGCGCACCACCACCATTATCCTGATGGGCATGAGCCGGCTGGCGGAAATCGCGGCGCTGTTCAGCCGCTACGGCGGGGCCGACGTGCCAGCCGCCGTGGTGCAGAACGGCACCTTGCCCACCGCCCGCGCCGTGGCCGGCACCGTGGCCACCATTGCCGAGCGCGCCCGCCGCGCCGGCCTGGGGGCCCCCGCCGTGATTGTGCTGGGCGAGGTGGTGCGGCTGGCCAAGCTGCCGGCCCAGGAGGCCGCGGCCGACACCGGCGCCGCGCTACCTGGCTTTTTGTACGAGCTGCTATCCTACGCCAAGGTGGCCTAA
- a CDS encoding assimilatory sulfite reductase (NADPH) flavoprotein subunit translates to MPVLPLLPPTLDEAALQQLTAGLTPQQLVWLSGYFYGQAAGAGAPGGAVAAAAAAPAIAGASATAEKLTILYGSHTGNGKKIAQQAATAAQRRGLVAEVRDMNDYPPRQLAQEQNLLVIVSTHGEGEPPISAEELHQFIGGARAPKLPKLKYSVFALGDTSYLHFCQTGKDFDERLAALGGTRLLARAEADVDYHAAADQWVEAVLDMIAGAPAAAAPAAAVVTAGAPREAAVIAEIAPAHYTNATPWPAKVLESIQLNGRGSDKETYHIELDLAGSNLAYAPGDALAVRPLNHHPLVEEVLRAARLSDSAPVLLGSESLPLAAALASRRELTVLTRDVLERYAALAPHAELHGLLADTARLQPYLYGRDVADLLTDFPTDQLTPQALADTLRPLPTRAYSIASSLLAHPDEVHLTVGAVRYEAHGRRKHGVASSFLADRVAVGEEVRVFVEHNEYFKLPANAGTDIIMVGAGTGIAPFRAFVEERVELGAPGRNWLLFGNPHFTTDFLYQAEWQQHLKRGGLARLDVAFSRDQAEKVYVQDRLLERSRDVFGWLENGAHFYVCGDKNRLGHAVQTALAQVVQKEAGISAEEATAYVKNLRKQRRYLEDVY, encoded by the coding sequence ATGCCCGTTCTACCTCTCCTTCCGCCTACGCTTGACGAAGCTGCGTTGCAGCAGCTCACGGCCGGCCTCACCCCGCAGCAGCTTGTCTGGCTGAGCGGCTACTTCTACGGCCAGGCCGCTGGTGCGGGGGCCCCCGGCGGCGCCGTAGCCGCGGCTGCGGCTGCACCGGCTATTGCCGGGGCCTCGGCGACGGCCGAAAAGCTAACCATCCTGTACGGCTCGCACACGGGCAACGGCAAGAAAATTGCGCAGCAAGCGGCCACCGCGGCCCAGCGCCGCGGCCTCGTGGCGGAAGTGCGCGACATGAACGACTACCCGCCCCGGCAGCTGGCGCAGGAGCAAAACCTGCTCGTTATCGTGAGCACCCACGGCGAGGGCGAGCCGCCCATCAGCGCCGAGGAATTGCACCAGTTTATTGGCGGCGCCCGGGCCCCTAAATTGCCCAAACTGAAGTACAGCGTGTTTGCCCTGGGCGACACGAGCTACCTGCACTTCTGCCAGACGGGCAAGGACTTTGACGAGCGCCTGGCCGCGCTGGGCGGCACCCGCCTGCTGGCCCGCGCCGAGGCCGACGTGGACTACCACGCCGCCGCCGACCAGTGGGTGGAAGCCGTGCTGGACATGATAGCCGGGGCCCCAGCGGCCGCCGCGCCTGCTGCCGCCGTGGTCACCGCGGGGGCCCCGCGTGAAGCGGCTGTGATTGCCGAAATTGCGCCCGCCCACTACACCAATGCCACCCCCTGGCCGGCCAAGGTACTGGAGAGCATCCAGTTGAACGGCCGCGGCTCGGACAAGGAAACGTACCACATCGAGCTGGATTTGGCCGGTTCTAACCTGGCCTATGCCCCCGGCGACGCGCTGGCCGTGCGCCCCCTCAACCACCACCCGCTGGTGGAAGAGGTGCTGCGCGCCGCCCGCCTGAGCGACTCGGCCCCCGTGCTGCTGGGCAGCGAAAGCCTGCCGTTGGCCGCCGCCCTGGCCAGCCGCCGCGAGCTGACCGTTCTGACGCGTGACGTACTGGAGCGCTACGCTGCCCTGGCCCCGCATGCCGAATTGCACGGCCTGCTGGCCGACACGGCCCGCCTCCAGCCCTACCTCTACGGCCGCGACGTGGCCGACTTACTCACCGATTTTCCCACCGACCAGCTCACGCCCCAGGCCCTGGCCGATACGCTGCGGCCGCTGCCCACCCGCGCCTACTCCATCGCCAGCAGCCTGCTGGCCCACCCCGACGAGGTGCACCTCACCGTGGGGGCCGTGCGCTACGAGGCCCACGGCCGGCGCAAGCACGGCGTGGCCTCGTCGTTTCTGGCCGACCGCGTGGCGGTGGGCGAAGAGGTGCGCGTGTTCGTGGAGCACAACGAGTACTTCAAGCTGCCGGCCAATGCCGGTACCGACATCATCATGGTGGGCGCGGGCACGGGCATCGCACCGTTCCGCGCCTTCGTGGAGGAGCGGGTGGAGCTGGGGGCCCCCGGTCGCAACTGGCTGCTGTTCGGCAACCCGCACTTTACCACCGACTTCCTCTACCAGGCCGAGTGGCAGCAGCACCTCAAGCGCGGCGGCCTCGCGCGGCTCGACGTGGCCTTTTCGCGCGATCAGGCCGAGAAAGTGTACGTGCAAGACCGCCTGCTGGAGCGCAGCCGCGACGTGTTCGGCTGGCTCGAAAACGGGGCCCACTTCTACGTGTGCGGCGACAAAAACCGCCTCGGCCACGCCGTGCAAACGGCCCTGGCCCAAGTCGTGCAAAAAGAAGCCGGCATCTCCGCCGAGGAAGCCACGGCCTACGTGAAGAACCTGCGCAAGCAGCGCCGCTACCTGGAGGACGTGTATTAG
- a CDS encoding TonB-dependent receptor domain-containing protein — translation MKAYYPSFLLFLILLLASIGAAYAQTELIAISGVVREKGTQELLPGVSVSVKGASVGTQSGADGKFAFKAKLRYPFVLVFNALGHDAQELQIASGSQPISVSLEARDVLTSEVVVSASRVEESRLKSPVAIEKLDIRAIKETPAPSFYDALENVKGVQMLTSSLTFKVPNTRGFNIPNNFRFMQLVDGVDMQAATLGVPLGNAIGPTELDIASVEITPGAASALYGMNAINGMANLTTKSPFTYQGLSVYQKIGVNHVDGIDRNLSALTETAVRYAQALGPRWAFKVNLDYLRGTDWLSNTQTDQNPQGLSTSNPGFSELSGAFNPAADLWNRYGDDTNSSLTVTIPYQGKNQAFTVTRTGYYERDLVNPIVRNIKADASLHYKLTDNLELSYGYRYGLMDGVFQRGNKIQLNGVTVQNHKLELKGSDFVVRAYTLIENTGDSYNLNPLALNLDLQNGSNAVWGGKFRTALQSQLAAGTALPQAMAAARTAADAGRAEPGTPAFDALKNQITSINNWDSGVNVAGAPVPGGAALTQHSRTYHSEGLWNLGPRVKFVDLLVGADARVYQIIPDGNNFVDFGRPLTERSLPGGNYVYYKKFGAFAQASKLLLADKLKLTASLRVDYNPEFTAKANPRLAAVYTVAEKHNFRASYQNGWRFPSLFEALSFVNNGNVRRVGGLARVNEGLNYLQNSYTRASIDQFNAAVNAYVAANAGSTAAQAAVLPQNSALLQVGNLATEQPEQINAYEVGYRSVLFDNKLAIDADAYFNVYSGFLGQVEVSVPKDANGNQVAVGTDAAAVAALRANRDARQDRYRVYTNSRQDYHSYGSTLGLTYNFYQKFTLAGNVNYNALSANDQTDVFVTGFNTPKWATNLSFGNREIVRNFGFNVNWRWQQSFYWESPLANGQVPAYQTIDAQVNLRVPNLKSTVKLGGTNLFDQRYYQYAAGPTIGALYYVSVVFDATVLH, via the coding sequence GTGAAAGCTTACTACCCTTCTTTTCTTCTATTTCTGATTCTGTTACTGGCTAGCATCGGCGCCGCCTATGCACAAACCGAGTTGATTGCCATCAGCGGCGTGGTGCGCGAAAAGGGCACCCAGGAATTGCTGCCCGGCGTCAGCGTCAGCGTGAAGGGCGCCAGCGTGGGCACCCAAAGCGGGGCCGACGGCAAATTTGCCTTTAAGGCCAAGCTGCGCTACCCGTTCGTACTGGTTTTCAACGCCCTGGGGCACGATGCACAGGAGCTGCAGATTGCCAGCGGCAGCCAGCCCATATCCGTCTCGTTGGAGGCGCGCGACGTGCTCACGAGCGAAGTGGTGGTGTCGGCGTCGCGGGTCGAGGAAAGCCGGCTGAAGTCGCCGGTGGCCATCGAAAAATTGGACATCCGCGCCATCAAGGAAACCCCGGCCCCCAGCTTCTACGACGCGCTGGAAAACGTGAAGGGCGTGCAGATGCTCACCAGCAGCCTCACCTTCAAAGTACCTAATACCCGGGGCTTCAACATCCCCAACAACTTCCGCTTCATGCAGCTCGTGGACGGCGTGGACATGCAGGCGGCCACCTTGGGCGTGCCGCTGGGCAACGCCATCGGGCCCACCGAATTGGACATTGCCAGCGTGGAGATTACGCCCGGCGCAGCCTCAGCCCTCTACGGCATGAACGCCATCAACGGCATGGCCAACCTCACCACCAAGAGCCCCTTCACCTACCAGGGCCTCAGCGTGTACCAGAAAATTGGGGTGAACCACGTCGACGGCATCGACCGCAACCTGAGCGCCCTGACGGAAACGGCCGTGCGCTACGCCCAGGCCCTGGGGCCCCGGTGGGCTTTCAAGGTGAACCTGGACTATTTGCGCGGCACCGACTGGCTCTCGAATACCCAAACCGACCAGAACCCGCAGGGCCTCTCGACCTCCAACCCCGGCTTTTCGGAGCTGTCGGGCGCCTTCAACCCGGCCGCTGATTTGTGGAACCGCTACGGCGACGACACCAACTCGTCGCTGACCGTGACCATCCCCTACCAGGGCAAGAATCAGGCGTTTACGGTGACGCGCACGGGCTACTACGAGCGGGATTTGGTTAACCCAATTGTGCGCAACATCAAGGCCGACGCCAGCCTGCACTACAAGCTGACTGACAACCTGGAGCTGAGCTATGGCTACCGCTACGGCCTGATGGACGGCGTGTTCCAGCGCGGCAACAAGATCCAGCTGAACGGCGTGACGGTGCAAAACCACAAGCTGGAGCTGAAGGGCAGCGACTTCGTGGTGCGCGCTTACACGCTCATTGAGAACACCGGCGACTCCTACAACCTCAACCCGCTGGCCCTGAACCTGGACCTGCAAAACGGCTCGAACGCCGTGTGGGGCGGCAAGTTCCGCACCGCGCTGCAAAGCCAGCTGGCCGCCGGCACTGCCCTGCCGCAAGCCATGGCCGCCGCCCGCACCGCCGCCGACGCCGGCCGCGCCGAGCCCGGCACCCCCGCCTTCGACGCCCTCAAGAACCAGATTACCAGCATCAATAACTGGGACAGCGGCGTAAACGTGGCCGGGGCTCCCGTGCCCGGCGGCGCGGCCCTCACCCAGCACAGCCGCACCTACCACTCCGAGGGCCTCTGGAACCTGGGGCCCCGCGTCAAGTTCGTGGACCTGCTGGTGGGCGCCGACGCCCGCGTGTACCAAATCATTCCCGACGGCAACAACTTCGTGGACTTCGGCCGGCCGCTGACCGAGCGCAGCCTGCCGGGCGGCAACTACGTGTACTACAAGAAGTTCGGGGCCTTTGCCCAGGCCAGCAAGCTGCTGCTCGCTGACAAGCTGAAGCTCACCGCCTCGCTGCGCGTGGACTACAACCCCGAGTTCACGGCCAAGGCCAACCCGCGCCTGGCGGCCGTGTACACCGTGGCCGAGAAGCACAACTTCCGCGCCTCGTACCAGAACGGCTGGCGGTTCCCGTCGCTGTTCGAGGCCCTCTCGTTTGTGAACAACGGCAACGTGCGCCGCGTGGGCGGCCTGGCCCGCGTGAACGAGGGCCTGAACTACTTGCAGAATTCGTACACCCGCGCCAGCATCGACCAGTTCAACGCGGCCGTGAACGCATACGTGGCCGCCAACGCCGGCAGCACCGCCGCCCAGGCCGCCGTGCTGCCCCAGAACAGCGCCCTGCTGCAAGTGGGCAACTTGGCCACCGAGCAGCCCGAGCAAATCAACGCCTACGAGGTGGGCTACCGCAGCGTGCTGTTCGACAACAAGTTGGCCATCGACGCCGACGCCTACTTCAACGTGTACTCGGGCTTCCTGGGCCAGGTGGAAGTGAGCGTGCCCAAGGACGCCAACGGCAACCAGGTGGCCGTGGGCACCGACGCCGCCGCCGTGGCCGCCCTGCGCGCCAACCGCGATGCCCGCCAAGACCGCTACCGCGTGTACACCAACTCGCGCCAGGACTACCACAGCTACGGCTCGACGCTGGGCCTGACCTACAACTTCTACCAGAAGTTCACCCTCGCCGGCAACGTCAACTACAACGCCCTCTCGGCCAACGACCAAACCGATGTGTTCGTCACCGGTTTCAACACCCCGAAGTGGGCCACCAACCTCTCGTTCGGCAACCGCGAGATTGTGCGCAATTTCGGCTTCAACGTGAACTGGCGCTGGCAGCAATCGTTTTACTGGGAAAGCCCGCTGGCCAACGGCCAGGTGCCCGCCTACCAAACCATTGACGCCCAGGTGAACCTGCGCGTGCCCAACCTAAAGTCCACCGTCAAGCTCGGCGGCACCAACCTCTTCGACCAGCGCTACTACCAGTACGCCGCCGGGCCCACCATCGGGGCCCTGTACTACGTCAGCGTCGTGTTCGACGCCACAGTGCTGCACTGA
- a CDS encoding NADPH-dependent assimilatory sulfite reductase hemoprotein subunit gives MSDTTPTAPKLSEVEHVKIASRYLRGTLVESLANRLTGALNPDDTHLIKFHGSYQQTDRDLESERKRQKLEPLFSFMIRVRVPGGVASAAQWQRMDALSDAYGNGTMKLTTRQTFQLHGVLKRNLPAAIQGFNEVQMDSIAGCGDVNRNVMCNTNPHESAVHGAVVGIAQAISAHLTPRTTAYREIWLDGSIQETTEAVDDEPIYGHTYLPRKFKIALALPPYNDSDVFSNDIGLIAIEENGALLGFNVAVGGGLGMTFGMNETYPRLADLIGFVPTDQVLDVCEKVVTIQRDWGNRENRKLSRLKYTIDRVGLPAFVAELHQRLGHELAPARPYQFHSSSDAFGWTGAPDGPSHLVLFIEGGRILDRPGYRLKSALREISSFHTGDFRLTGNQNLILGNIAPGHRARIQAILEENGAGPRAEQITKLRRDALACVALNTCSQAFAEAERYLPQLLDKLDAVIRAHGLAEAGILLRMTGCPNGCARPYLGEIGLVGKAPGRYNLYLGANHAGERLNKLYREMLDEDGILRELTPLLAAYAAGRGPGEGFGDFVVRTGVVKATVKGLDFHA, from the coding sequence ATGTCCGATACCACCCCTACCGCTCCCAAGCTTTCCGAAGTGGAGCACGTCAAAATTGCCAGCCGCTACCTGCGCGGCACGCTGGTGGAAAGCCTCGCCAACCGCCTCACCGGGGCCCTAAATCCCGACGATACCCACCTCATCAAGTTCCACGGCTCGTACCAGCAGACCGACCGCGACCTCGAATCGGAGCGCAAGCGCCAAAAGCTGGAGCCGCTGTTCTCGTTCATGATCCGGGTGCGGGTGCCGGGCGGCGTGGCCTCGGCTGCGCAGTGGCAGCGCATGGACGCGCTGAGCGACGCCTACGGCAACGGCACCATGAAGCTGACGACGCGCCAAACCTTCCAGCTGCACGGCGTGCTGAAGCGCAACTTGCCAGCGGCTATTCAGGGCTTCAACGAAGTGCAGATGGACAGCATTGCGGGCTGCGGCGACGTGAACCGCAACGTGATGTGCAACACCAACCCGCACGAGTCGGCGGTGCACGGCGCGGTGGTGGGCATTGCCCAGGCCATCAGCGCGCACCTCACGCCGCGCACCACGGCCTACCGCGAAATTTGGCTCGACGGCAGCATCCAGGAAACCACCGAGGCCGTGGACGACGAGCCCATCTACGGCCATACCTACCTGCCGCGCAAGTTCAAAATTGCCCTGGCCCTGCCGCCCTACAACGATTCCGACGTGTTTTCCAACGACATCGGCCTCATCGCCATTGAGGAGAACGGCGCGCTGCTGGGCTTCAACGTGGCCGTGGGCGGGGGCCTGGGCATGACGTTCGGCATGAACGAAACCTACCCGCGCCTGGCCGACCTCATTGGTTTCGTGCCCACCGACCAGGTGCTGGACGTGTGCGAAAAAGTGGTGACCATCCAGCGCGACTGGGGCAACCGCGAAAACCGCAAGCTCTCTCGCCTCAAGTACACCATCGACCGCGTGGGCCTGCCCGCCTTTGTGGCCGAGCTGCACCAGCGCCTGGGCCACGAGCTGGCCCCGGCCCGCCCCTACCAGTTCCACAGCTCCAGCGACGCCTTCGGGTGGACGGGGGCCCCGGACGGGCCGTCGCACCTTGTACTCTTCATCGAAGGCGGCCGCATCCTCGACCGGCCGGGCTACCGGCTCAAGTCGGCACTGCGCGAAATCAGCAGCTTCCACACCGGCGACTTCCGCCTGACCGGCAACCAGAACCTGATTCTGGGCAACATTGCGCCCGGCCACCGTGCCCGCATCCAGGCCATTCTGGAGGAAAACGGCGCGGGGCCCCGGGCCGAGCAAATCACCAAGCTGCGCCGCGACGCCCTGGCCTGCGTGGCCCTGAATACCTGCTCGCAGGCCTTCGCCGAAGCCGAGCGCTACCTGCCCCAGCTGCTCGACAAGCTCGATGCCGTCATCCGGGCCCACGGCCTGGCCGAGGCCGGCATTTTGCTGCGCATGACGGGCTGCCCCAACGGCTGCGCCCGCCCCTACCTGGGCGAAATCGGGCTGGTGGGCAAAGCCCCCGGCCGCTACAACCTGTACCTAGGGGCCAACCACGCCGGCGAACGCCTCAACAAGCTCTACCGCGAAATGCTGGACGAGGACGGCATCCTGCGCGAGCTGACGCCGCTGCTGGCCGCCTACGCCGCCGGCCGGGGCCCCGGCGAGGGCTTCGGCGACTTCGTGGTGCGCACCGGCGTGGTGAAGGCCACGGTAAAAGGACTGGACTTCCACGCCTAA